The region NNNNNNNNNNNNNNNNNNNNNNNNNNNNNNNNNNNNNNNNNNNNNNNNNNNNNNNNNNNNNNNNNNNNNNNNNNNNNNNNNNNNNNNNNNNNNNNNNNNNNNNNNNNNNNNNNNNNNNNNNNNNNNNNNNNNNNNNNNNNNNNNNNNNNNNNNNNNNNNNNNNNNNNNNNNNNNNNNNNNNNNNNNNNNNNNNNNNNNNNNNNNNNNNNNNNNNNNNNNNNNNNNNNNNNNNNNNNNNNNNNNNNNNNNNNNNNNNNNNNNNNNNNNNNNNNNNNNNNNNNNNNNNNNNNNNNNNNNNNNNNNNNNNNNNNNNNNNNNNNNNNNNNNNNNNNNNNNNNNNNNNNNNNNNNNNNNNNNNNNNNNNNNNNNNNNNNNNNNNNNNNNNNNNNNNNNNNNNNNNNNNNNNNNNNNNNNNNNNNNNNNNNNNNNNNNNNNNNNNNNNNNNNNNNNNNNNNNNNNNNNNNNNNNNNNNNNNNNNNNNNNNNNNNNNNNNNNNNNNNNNNNNNNNNNNNNNNNNNNNNNNNNNNNNNNNNNNNNNNNNNNNNNNNNNNNNNNNNNNNNNNNNNNNNNNNNNNNNNNNNNNNNNNNNNNNNNNNNNNNNNNNNNNNNNNNNNNNNNNNNNNNNNNNNNNNNNNNNNNNNNNNNNNNNNNNNNNNNNNNNNTTTCTGCCTTGCTTCATCTAAATATCATCATTTTGTGGAATTGTTCTCGATCGGGTTTATTTTATGGTAAAGTTTTAGAAAAGGCCACATTTGTCCACTTTCACCATGTTTATTTTGTAATCCTCATATCCGTGAGACTTCCTTATGAGTTTTTGTTGTTCTTGGTTTGTAAACTGTGGCAGTTTCTTTAATGAAAATCGATAAGGAGGATCgttgtttaaaaaaaatcaaagagatgaTCGTCAACGTCCAAGCATTCACGCGTGCCATTTTGTATCTATGTACGTATACGTACACGAAGTGTTCgaccgagagagagggagagacagacGATCGATCGGCTCAAAGCCTAACGAAGAAGACGGCGAGCTCCGGGCTGTCGCCGCCGTGCGGCCCGAGCATGTACAGCGACTCCGAGTCCTGGGACCCGATGATGTGATCGAAGCAACCCCGCATGTACGCCAGCTCCCCGTCAGCCGCGGCCGAGCCTGCCCTCCCGGGGAGCACGCCGCCGCCCATGGACACGGCCCAGAGCGTCTCCAGCACCGCGATGTCGCCGTCCGTCGGCTCCCGCCGCACCGCGTAGCCCACCCTCTTGCCATTGCAGAACATAGTCCAGATCGGCTCATGGAGCAGccacccgtcgtcgtcgtcgtgctGCCTCGCCGCGGCGTCGCCATGTTCGCCGCTGCCGGAGCTGCCGTGCTCCTTCACGTGCTTCTTCTCGGTCTCCAGCACGATGCGCGCGCCGGCCGTGCCGCCGAGCTCGCGGAGCAGGGTGTGCGTCGGGAGCGCCAGCTCCACCACGAGCGCCGGGCGGCACCGCGGGTTCTCCTGCAGCGCAAGCGACACGCGGCCCTCGCGGCAGCCGAAGAGTGTGCCAGTCATGTGCCGCCGGGACGACGCGCAGACGCCTCCGCCGCCACTCGACGCGGTCGAGGGCGAGATGATCTGCGACAGGAGGGAGTCCGACCGCGCGGGCGACGCGGACGCGGCCGCGGCGGTCGGGGCTGGCGTCAGAATCCCCCCGCAGCGCGGCACCGTCACGACCGGCAGAGACCGGAACATGCTCTGGAAAATCCTCACGGGCTTGGATCTCCGCGCCGGCCTGTGCCGCGCGGGAGGCTCCTCCAGCGCGTGTCCCGCCGGGGCGCGCGTCGGGGACGTCAACAGCGGCGAGGGCGGGAGACGGAGAATGGTGTCCACGGACGACATGGACGACATGGACGACGTCAACCGCGACCTTTTGCGCTCGGGGTCGACCGCGGCGTTGGCCATTGTATCAGCGGGAGGCGAGAGCTACCGGCGGTTCCGCGGGACGTGAGGCGAGAGCTACCGGCGGTGCCTCGGAGCGGGAGGCGAGAGCTACCGGCGGTGCTGCGGAGCGGGAGGCGAGAGCAACCGGCGGTGCCGCGGGGCGGCCGGCGCTGCTCGCTCCCTCGGCCGCGAATGTGTGAAATCGTGTGGCGCGCGGTGCCCATGGGAGGAGGCGGGGCGAGGTCTTTGATACCATCGCCGTTCGAGCTGCCGGATGCCGCGGCGGCGGATTCGGTGTGTTCGTTCGCCGCCACTGGCGCGCAGCCATTGATTCCGGTTGCTCGGTTACGCGCCCTGCTGGTGATTCTGCGGTGGAAAGGCCCTTATGATATTCTGGGCTTTTGATTACGCAGAGATCGTAAGGCTCCGCCGTGTGGTGGCCAATTTTCGTGTTTTGAGTTTTGACCCTCTTGTGAAACAAAATCGGGATTTGACACCCCtttgaaaaaaattcaacatttgaccctttttgctaccgccAGGATGCCCGGCGGTAGGTTTACCTAGGCTACCATCGGAAACTGCGG is a window of Triticum dicoccoides isolate Atlit2015 ecotype Zavitan chromosome 2B, WEW_v2.0, whole genome shotgun sequence DNA encoding:
- the LOC119368667 gene encoding protein MIZU-KUSSEI 1-like, with protein sequence MANAAVDPERKRSRLTSSMSSMSSVDTILRLPPSPLLTSPTRAPAGHALEEPPARHRPARRSKPVRIFQSMFRSLPVVTVPRCGGILTPAPTAAAASASPARSDSLLSQIISPSTASSGGGGVCASSRRHMTGTLFGCREGRVSLALQENPRCRPALVVELALPTHTLLRELGGTAGARIVLETEKKHVKEHGSSGSGEHGDAAARQHDDDDGWLLHEPIWTMFCNGKRVGYAVRREPTDGDIAVLETLWAVSMGGGVLPGRAGSAAADGELAYMRGCFDHIIGSQDSESLYMLGPHGGDSPELAVFFVRL